In Paramisgurnus dabryanus chromosome 7, PD_genome_1.1, whole genome shotgun sequence, the following are encoded in one genomic region:
- the gpr17 gene encoding uracil nucleotide/cysteinyl leukotriene receptor isoform X2, translating into MDSSLTEIPNLLSNQSMDSCPSVDNTVENTVFGLYYIIVFLLALNGNSLALWIFLRQKGSSSPANVFLLHLAVADLSYVFILPLRATYHLTGGHWPFGEVPCRLAGFLFYVNMYASLYFLACVAGDRYLAVVHAVRSLKVRRPRYAHIASFALWALVTVSMAPLLVTQQTAEVNGSTVCLQLYREKASRRALISLAVAFTPPFVATLSCYLLIVHSLRKGLRLEPALKLRALRTIGLVMLIYIVCFLPYHLSRATFILGYGHPDLSCQVKRGLALANRLTSSLTCLNGALDPLVYLFAAEKFRGSVQRLLCRDKSGGSGANSGDLKGTHESSLSAKSEF; encoded by the coding sequence ATGGATTCCTCCCTGACAGAAATTCCCAACTTGCTGTCCAACCAATCCATGGATAGCTGTCCATCTGTGGATAATACAGTGGAGAACACGGTCTTTGGACTCTACTACATCATAGTTTTCCTCTTGGCCCTAAACGGCAATAGTCTCGCCTTGTGGATCTTTTTGCGTCAGAAAGGCTCTTCTTCCCCAGCCAATGTCTTTTTGCTCCACCTTGCTGTGGCTGACCTGTCATACGTCTTTATTTTACCCCTCAGGGCCACTTATCATTTAACCGGGGGCCACTGGCCATTCGGCGAAGTCCCTTGTCGTCTCGCAGGCTTTCTCTTTTATGTAAACATGTACGCCAGTTTATACTTCCTGGCTTGTGTTGCGGGTGACAGATACCTTGCTGTAGTGCATGCCGTACGTTCCCTCAAGGTAAGACGCCCTCGATACGCTCACATAGCTAGCTTCGCGCTATGGGCTTTGGTGACAGTCTCTATGGCGCCCCTACTGGTCACCCAGCAGACCGCAGAGGTGAACGGCTCTACCGTATGCCTACAGCTGTACAGAGAAAAGGCCTCACGTCGCGCTCTCATCTCCCTCGCTGTGGCGTTCACGCCCCCTTTCGTTGCCACCCTATCCTGCTACCTGCTGATAGTGCACAGTCTGCGGAAAGGTTTGAGGCTGGAGCCTGCGCTAAAACTTCGAGCTCTACGCACGATCGGCCTGGTCATGCTTATCTACATTGTGTGCTTTCTGCCTTATCACTTAAGCCGTGCAACATTTATTCTGGGTTATGGACACCCAGACCTATCCTGCCAAGTGAAAAGAGGGCTTGCTTTGGCCAATCGTCTTACTTCCTCTCTAACCTGCCTGAATGGGGCTTTGGATCCTCTGGTGTACCTGTTTGCTGCTGAAAAGTTTAGGGGGAGCGTTCAAAGACTTCTCTGCAGGGATAAGTCAGGAGGGTCAGGCGCTAACAGTGGAGATCTGAAAGGTACACATGAGAGCTCCCTGAGTGCCAAGTCAGAGTTCTGA
- the gpr17 gene encoding uracil nucleotide/cysteinyl leukotriene receptor isoform X1 has protein sequence MLRDLKIVLPLSYKSAGKTPKDLETLLYLRAYVTKMDSSLTEIPNLLSNQSMDSCPSVDNTVENTVFGLYYIIVFLLALNGNSLALWIFLRQKGSSSPANVFLLHLAVADLSYVFILPLRATYHLTGGHWPFGEVPCRLAGFLFYVNMYASLYFLACVAGDRYLAVVHAVRSLKVRRPRYAHIASFALWALVTVSMAPLLVTQQTAEVNGSTVCLQLYREKASRRALISLAVAFTPPFVATLSCYLLIVHSLRKGLRLEPALKLRALRTIGLVMLIYIVCFLPYHLSRATFILGYGHPDLSCQVKRGLALANRLTSSLTCLNGALDPLVYLFAAEKFRGSVQRLLCRDKSGGSGANSGDLKGTHESSLSAKSEF, from the exons ATGCTCCGGGATTTGAAGATTGTTCTCCCCCTCAGTTACAAATCTGCAGGCAAAACCCCGAAGGACCTTGAGACACTCCTATATTTACGTGCCTATG TAACGAAGATGGATTCCTCCCTGACAGAAATTCCCAACTTGCTGTCCAACCAATCCATGGATAGCTGTCCATCTGTGGATAATACAGTGGAGAACACGGTCTTTGGACTCTACTACATCATAGTTTTCCTCTTGGCCCTAAACGGCAATAGTCTCGCCTTGTGGATCTTTTTGCGTCAGAAAGGCTCTTCTTCCCCAGCCAATGTCTTTTTGCTCCACCTTGCTGTGGCTGACCTGTCATACGTCTTTATTTTACCCCTCAGGGCCACTTATCATTTAACCGGGGGCCACTGGCCATTCGGCGAAGTCCCTTGTCGTCTCGCAGGCTTTCTCTTTTATGTAAACATGTACGCCAGTTTATACTTCCTGGCTTGTGTTGCGGGTGACAGATACCTTGCTGTAGTGCATGCCGTACGTTCCCTCAAGGTAAGACGCCCTCGATACGCTCACATAGCTAGCTTCGCGCTATGGGCTTTGGTGACAGTCTCTATGGCGCCCCTACTGGTCACCCAGCAGACCGCAGAGGTGAACGGCTCTACCGTATGCCTACAGCTGTACAGAGAAAAGGCCTCACGTCGCGCTCTCATCTCCCTCGCTGTGGCGTTCACGCCCCCTTTCGTTGCCACCCTATCCTGCTACCTGCTGATAGTGCACAGTCTGCGGAAAGGTTTGAGGCTGGAGCCTGCGCTAAAACTTCGAGCTCTACGCACGATCGGCCTGGTCATGCTTATCTACATTGTGTGCTTTCTGCCTTATCACTTAAGCCGTGCAACATTTATTCTGGGTTATGGACACCCAGACCTATCCTGCCAAGTGAAAAGAGGGCTTGCTTTGGCCAATCGTCTTACTTCCTCTCTAACCTGCCTGAATGGGGCTTTGGATCCTCTGGTGTACCTGTTTGCTGCTGAAAAGTTTAGGGGGAGCGTTCAAAGACTTCTCTGCAGGGATAAGTCAGGAGGGTCAGGCGCTAACAGTGGAGATCTGAAAGGTACACATGAGAGCTCCCTGAGTGCCAAGTCAGAGTTCTGA